A genomic stretch from Flavobacterium sp. KS-LB2 includes:
- a CDS encoding pyridoxal phosphate-dependent aminotransferase, with product MPKISNKGKQMPESPIRKLVPYSEIAKKKGHKVYHLNIGQPDIKTPEVAMNAVKNIDLTILEYSHSAGNESYRKKLSAYYTNQGISVNIEDIIITTGGSEALMFAMGSTMDQGDEIIIPEPFYANYNGFSTASGVTVVPVISTIETGFALPAIEDFEKLITPKTKAILICNPGNPTGYLYSKEEIMQLAALVKKHDLFLISDEVYREFTYDGDIHYSVMNVPGLEEYAIMIDSVSKRYSMCGARIGCIVSKNKEVMATAMKFAQARLSPPTIEQIASEAALDTPKSYFDEVISEYRERRDTLVTELNKIEGVIVSKPKGAFYCIAQLPVDNADNFAQWLLETYDLNGETVMVAPAAGFYSTPGMGLNQVRIAYVLKKEDLISAVSILKAAIPVYNATQSKN from the coding sequence ATGCCAAAAATATCAAACAAAGGCAAACAAATGCCGGAATCGCCAATACGAAAATTAGTTCCATACTCAGAAATAGCGAAAAAAAAAGGACATAAAGTATACCACTTAAACATTGGCCAACCGGATATCAAAACTCCCGAAGTTGCCATGAATGCAGTTAAAAATATTGATTTAACTATTTTGGAATACAGCCATTCTGCTGGGAACGAAAGTTATAGAAAAAAATTATCAGCTTATTACACCAATCAAGGTATTTCAGTAAATATTGAAGATATCATTATTACTACTGGTGGATCAGAAGCCCTAATGTTTGCTATGGGAAGCACCATGGATCAAGGTGATGAAATCATTATCCCAGAACCATTTTACGCGAATTATAATGGATTTTCAACTGCTTCTGGAGTAACTGTAGTTCCTGTAATTTCGACTATTGAAACTGGTTTTGCATTACCTGCAATAGAAGATTTTGAAAAACTTATTACTCCAAAAACTAAAGCTATCCTAATTTGCAACCCAGGAAACCCAACTGGATATTTATATTCGAAAGAAGAAATCATGCAACTGGCAGCATTAGTAAAAAAACATGATTTATTCTTAATTTCTGACGAAGTATATCGTGAATTCACCTATGATGGTGATATTCATTATTCAGTGATGAATGTTCCCGGACTCGAAGAATACGCAATTATGATTGATTCGGTTTCTAAAAGATACAGTATGTGTGGGGCAAGAATAGGATGTATTGTTTCTAAAAACAAAGAAGTAATGGCTACCGCAATGAAATTTGCGCAAGCAAGATTAAGTCCGCCAACTATTGAACAAATTGCAAGTGAAGCGGCTCTTGATACTCCAAAAAGTTATTTTGATGAAGTAATTTCAGAATACAGAGAACGCAGAGACACTTTAGTAACGGAGTTGAACAAAATTGAAGGCGTTATTGTATCAAAACCAAAAGGTGCTTTTTATTGTATTGCACAACTTCCAGTTGACAATGCTGATAATTTTGCACAATGGCTATTAGAAACCTATGATTTGAATGGTGAAACTGTAATGGTAGCTCCAGCTGCCGGGTTTTATTCGACTCCAGGAATGGGATTAAATCAGGTTCGAATTGCTTATGTATTAAAAAAAGAAGACTTAATAAGTGCGGTATCAATTTTGAAAGCAGCAATTCCTGTTTACAATGCAACGCAATCAAAAAACTAA
- the cysS gene encoding cysteine--tRNA ligase, with protein MPLYSSQNLKIYNSLSGEKEIFTPIHEGNVGMYVCGPTVYSNVHLGNVRTFMSFDVIFRYFLHLDYKVRYVRNITDVGHIVDDVDEGEDKIAKKARLEQLEPMEVVQRYTVDFHDILNEFNFLPPSIEPTATGHIIEQIEIIKTIIDKGIGYEANGSVYFDVVKFNETNHYGRLSGRNIEDMLANTRDLDGQSDKRNPQDFALWKKAEPQHIMRWPSPWSDGFPGWHLECTAMSTKYLGNHFDIHGGGMDLKFPHHECEIAQNEACTGQTPVNYWMHANMLTLNGKKMAKSTGNNILPREILTGENTILSKAFSASVARFFMLQAHYRSILDFSDDAIVAAEKGYKRLMEAMHSFKDITADAKSTLDISTWKQLCYDAMNDDFNTPILIAQLFEGVRFINLLKDGKETLNTEDLNSFEKAMNGFVFEVLGLEDEKVSDSSNDKLEGTVNMLIDMRKQARDNKNFALSDQIRDQLIALGIQLKDGKEGTTFSI; from the coding sequence ATGCCATTATATAGTAGCCAAAATCTAAAAATATACAATTCTCTTTCGGGAGAAAAAGAAATTTTCACACCAATACATGAAGGAAATGTAGGAATGTACGTTTGCGGACCTACGGTTTACAGCAATGTGCATCTTGGAAATGTGCGTACCTTCATGTCCTTTGATGTGATTTTTAGGTATTTTTTGCATTTGGATTACAAAGTGCGCTACGTCCGAAACATTACTGATGTAGGGCATATTGTGGATGATGTAGATGAAGGGGAAGATAAAATTGCAAAAAAAGCGCGTTTAGAGCAGCTAGAACCTATGGAAGTAGTGCAACGCTATACGGTGGATTTTCATGATATTTTAAATGAATTTAATTTCTTACCGCCAAGTATTGAACCAACAGCAACAGGTCATATTATTGAGCAAATTGAGATTATTAAAACCATCATCGACAAAGGAATTGGTTATGAAGCCAATGGATCTGTTTATTTTGATGTGGTAAAATTTAATGAAACCAATCATTACGGACGATTAAGTGGCCGTAATATTGAGGATATGCTCGCAAACACCCGTGATCTTGACGGACAAAGTGATAAGAGAAATCCTCAAGATTTTGCACTATGGAAAAAAGCAGAACCACAACATATCATGAGATGGCCTTCGCCGTGGAGTGATGGATTTCCAGGGTGGCATCTGGAGTGTACGGCAATGAGTACGAAATATTTAGGCAATCATTTTGATATTCACGGAGGTGGAATGGATTTGAAATTTCCACATCATGAATGTGAAATCGCTCAAAATGAAGCCTGTACAGGTCAAACTCCTGTTAATTATTGGATGCATGCCAATATGCTTACATTGAACGGTAAAAAAATGGCTAAGTCTACCGGTAATAACATTTTACCAAGGGAAATATTGACGGGAGAAAACACCATTTTAAGTAAAGCCTTTTCAGCATCGGTAGCACGATTTTTTATGTTGCAAGCACATTACAGAAGTATTCTTGATTTTTCTGATGATGCCATAGTTGCTGCAGAGAAAGGATACAAACGATTGATGGAAGCAATGCATTCGTTTAAGGATATCACTGCTGACGCAAAAAGCACTCTGGATATCTCTACATGGAAACAATTGTGTTATGATGCCATGAATGATGATTTCAATACTCCAATTTTAATTGCGCAGTTATTTGAAGGTGTCCGTTTTATCAATTTATTGAAAGACGGGAAAGAAACATTGAATACCGAGGATTTAAATTCTTTTGAAAAAGCAATGAACGGTTTTGTTTTTGAAGTACTAGGATTGGAAGATGAAAAAGTTTCTGATAGCAGTAATGACAAATTAGAAGGAACAGTTAATATGCTTATTGACATGAGAAAACAAGCCCGTGACAATAAGAATTTTGCACTGTCGGACCAAATAAGAGATCAGCTAATCGCATTAGGAATTCAGCTAAAAGACGGAAAAGAAGGAACTACTTTTAGCATTTAG
- the folE gene encoding GTP cyclohydrolase I FolE — translation MIKNEEFQDEIGDNHVSLSAKNPVRDDAFDITDDEKIEKIKKDVESILLTLGMDLTDDSLKGTPNRVAKMFVKEIFGGLNPAKKPKASTFDNNYKYGEMLVEKNIIVYSTCEHHLLPIIGRAHVAYISNGSVIGLSKMNRIVEYYAKRPQVQERLTMQIVQELQQALGTEDVACVIDAKHLCVNSRGISDIESSTVTSEFGGKFKDNVTRREFLDYIKLETKF, via the coding sequence ATGATAAAAAACGAAGAATTTCAAGACGAAATAGGAGATAATCATGTAAGTTTATCCGCAAAAAATCCAGTAAGAGATGATGCTTTTGATATTACTGATGATGAAAAAATTGAGAAAATAAAAAAAGACGTTGAGAGTATTCTACTAACACTAGGAATGGACTTGACTGATGATAGTTTAAAAGGCACGCCCAATCGTGTAGCAAAAATGTTTGTAAAAGAAATTTTTGGCGGTTTAAATCCTGCAAAAAAACCAAAAGCATCTACGTTTGACAATAATTACAAATACGGCGAGATGTTAGTAGAAAAAAACATTATTGTTTATTCTACTTGTGAACATCATTTATTACCAATCATTGGAAGAGCTCATGTCGCTTACATTTCAAATGGAAGCGTAATTGGGTTGTCTAAGATGAATCGTATTGTTGAATATTATGCCAAAAGACCTCAGGTACAAGAGCGTTTAACGATGCAAATTGTTCAGGAATTACAACAAGCATTAGGAACTGAAGATGTTGCTTGTGTAATTGACGCCAAACACCTTTGCGTTAATTCAAGAGGAATCAGTGATATCGAGAGTAGCACTGTAACATCCGAATTTGGTGGAAAATTTAAAGATAATGTAACTCGCAGAGAGTTTTTGGATTATATCAAATTAGAAACAAAGTTCTAA